A DNA window from Camelina sativa cultivar DH55 chromosome 13, Cs, whole genome shotgun sequence contains the following coding sequences:
- the LOC104735365 gene encoding uncharacterized protein LOC104735365 isoform X1, whose product MLMLTTMLMLFASTTAKQWKPMVPKSTFVGPAFTRKPPKYERFIRPSGLRFTKPHVTHPELKCTFCLEIIGVKKNPNGPMYPSLGVMTRGRIKGSNQWEYGHEYFVRGQPELLVKMMVKTGMRRQSQSQSGSRSCGPLATLTNLIKSRLGLEHSLSSAKKPDDGFFQHDVINLSLVMIFFTYQVEACAIGRTGLLAMGKSKLETPKGM is encoded by the exons ATGTTAATGCTTACAACTATGTTAATGCTTTTTGCATCAACTACAGCAAAACAATGGAAGCCGATGGTTCCAAAATCTACATTTGTTGGACCTGCTTTCACAAGGAAGCCTCCAAAGTACGAGCGTTTCATCCGTCCATCTGGGCTGCGTTTCACCAAGCCCCACGTCACTCACCCTGAACTAAAATGCACTTTCTGTCTTGAGATCATTGGAGTTAAGAAGAATCCCAACGGTCCCATGTATCCATCACTTGGTGTCATGACCAGGGGAAGAATTAAGGGGTCAAACCAATGGGAATATGGACATGAGTATTTTGTGAGAGGTCAACCTGAGCTTTTGGTGAAGATGATGGTCAAAACTGGGATGAGAAGGCAAAGCCAAAGCCAAAGCGGAAGCAGAAGCTGTGGACCGCTTGCAACACTTACGAATCTGATCAAAAGTCGTCTTGGTTTAGAACATTCACTTTCATCTGCGAAAAAACCAGATGATGGATTCTTCCAACATGATGTTATCAATCTGTCTTTAG TAATGATCTTTTTCACCTATCAAGTTGAAGCATGTGCAATTGGTAGAACTGGATTACTGGCTATGGGGAAGAGCAAATTGGAAACGCCCAAAG GCATGTGA
- the LOC104735363 gene encoding ABC transporter G family member 6-like, which translates to MSRVVAADDNMTSPFFTPEFNGVSGRASSSPTFAQLLQNVGDTTRRGGHHDQHHVDVDLTSPDQSVPFVLSFTDLTYSVKVRRKFTWRRSSDPGAPSSEGLFSSKTKTILNGISGEARDGEIVAVMGASGSGKSTLIDALANRIAKGSLKGNVTLNGEVLNSKMQKAISAYVMQDDLLFPMLTVEETLMFAAEFRLPRSLSKSKKSLRVQALIDQLGLRNAANTVIGDEGHRGISGGERRRVSIGIDIIHDPILLFLDEPTSGLDSTSALSVIKVLKRIAQSGSMVIMTLHQPSYRLLRLLDRLLFLSRGQTVFSGSPAMLPGFFAEFGHPIPEHENRTEFALDLIRELEGSAGGTRSLVEFNKGFRQRKAEPRTQTGLSLKEAISASISKGKLVSGANTTNPDSGSNPGSTIPTFANPFWVELAVLAKRSMTNSRRQPELFGIRLGAVLVTGFILATMFWQLDNSPKGVQERLGCFAFAMSTTFYTCADALPVFLQERFIFMRETAYNAYRRSSYVLSHSLVALPSLIILSLAFAAITFWGVGLDGGLIGFLFYFLVILASFWAGSSFVTFLSGVVPHVMLGYTIVVAILAYFLLFSGFFINRDRIPGYWIWFHYISLVKYPYEAVLLNEFGDPTKCFVRGVQIFDNTPLVAVPRGMKVRLLATMSKSLGMRITSSTCLTTGYDILQQQGVTDLTKWNCLWVTVAWGFFFRILFYFSLLLGSKNKRR; encoded by the coding sequence aTGTCTCGTGTGGTAGCAGCAGACGACAACATGACGTCACCGTTCTTCACACCGGAGTTTAACGGTGTCTCAGGCCGCGCGTCGTCTTCTCCAACGTTCGCACAGCTCTTGCAAAACGTCGGCGACACGACGCGTCGTGGCGGTCATCATGACCAGCACCACGTCGATGTGGATCTCACCTCGCCGGACCAATCCGTACCGTTCGTTCTCTCGTTCACCGATCTCACTTACAGCGTCAAAGTTCGCCGGAAGTTCACGTGGAGACGCAGTTCTGATCCCGGAGCTCCTTCGTCAGAGGGTCTCTTCTCTTCCAAGACGAAGACGATCCTCAACGGAATCTCCGGTGAAGCTAGAGACGGAGAGATAGTAGCTGTGATGGGAGCAAGTGGCTCAGGCAAATCAACACTGATCGATGCGTTAGCGAACCGTATCGCTAAAGGAAGCTTAAAAGGAAACGTTACTCTAAACGGAGAAGTCCTCAACTCGAAGATGCAAAAAGCCATCTCAGCTTACGTGATGCAAGACGATCTTCTCTTCCCTATGCTTACAGTTGAAGAAACCTTAATGTTCGCAGCCGAGTTTCGTCTCCCTCGAAGCCTTTCCAAATCCAAGAAGAGTCTTCGCGTTCAAGCTTTGATTGATCAGTTAGGACTCAGAAACGCTGCTAACACGGTGATTGGAGATGAAGGCCACCGTGGTATCTCTGGTGGAGAACGACGGAGAGTTTCAATTGGGATTGATATCATCCATGATCCGATTCTGCTTTTTCTCGATGAACCGACCTCTGGTTTGGACTCGACGAGTGCACTTAGTGTGATCAAGGTTCTCAAAAGAATCGCTCAGAGTGGAAGCATGGTGATCATGACTCTTCATCAACCTAGTTACCGTCTTCTTCGATTGCTTGATCGTCTTCTTTTCTTGTCCCGTGGTCAAACCGTTTTCAGCGGTTCCCCTGCGATGCTACCTGGGTTTTTCGCTGAGTTCGGCCACCCGATTCCAGAACATGAGAACCGTACTGAGTTCGCTTTGGATTTGATCCGTGAGCTGGAAGGATCAGCTGGTGGAACAAGAAGTTTAGTTGAGTTCAACAAAGGTTTCAGACAGAGGAAAGCAGAGCCAAGAACTCAGACTGGTCTGTCCTTAAAAGAAGCCATCAGTGCAAGCATCTCCAAAGGGAAGCTCGTCTCTGGAGCGAACACAACCAACCCTGACTCTGGCTCGAACCCTGGTTCCACCATTCCAACATTCGCAAACCCGTTTTGGGTCGAACTCGCGGTTCTAGCCAAACGTTCCATGACTAATTCTCGCAGACAGCCTGAACTGTTCGGGATACGTCTAGGAGCTGTCCTAGTCACTGGTTTCATTTTAGCTACCATGTTTTGGCAGCTAGATAACTCCCCTAAAGGAGTCCAAGAGCGTCTCGGATGCTTTGCCTTTGCAATGTCCACAACATTCTACACCTGCGCAGATGCTCTTCCCGTTTTCCTCCAAGAACGTTTCATTTTCATGAGAGAAACCGCTTACAACGCTTACCGAAGATCCTCCTATGTGCTTTCCCACTCTCTTGTTGCCCTCCCTTCCTTGATCATCCTTTCGCTTGCTTTCGCAGCAATCACGTTTTGGGGCGTGGGCTTAGATGGAGGTCTCATTGGTTTCCTCTTTTACTTCCTAGTCATCTTAGCCTCTTTCTGGGCAGGAAGCTCATTCGTCACCTTCTTGTCTGGCGTTGTTCCACATGTAATGCTTGGTTACACTATTGTGGTAGCCATCTTGGCCTATTTCTTGCTGTTCAGTGGGTTCTTCATCAACCGAGATAGAATCCCTGGATACTGGATTTGGTTCCATTACATCTCATTAGTCAAGTACCCTTACGAAGCTGTGCTCCTAAACGAATTTGGTGACCCTACAAAGTGTTTCGTTAGAGGAGTTCAGATATTCGACAACACACCTCTCGTCGCTGTGCCTCGGGGGATGAAAGTTAGGCTTCTAGCAACAATGAGTAAATCACTTGGGATGAGGATCACTAGCTCCACTTGCTTGACCACAGGATATGACATTTTGCAGCAGCAAGGCGTTACGGATCTCACCAAATGGAATTGCTTGTGGGTTACTGTCGCTTGGGGCTTCTTCTTTCGTATCTTGTTCTACTTTTCTCTGCTTTTGGGAAGCAAGAACAAGAGgaggtaa
- the LOC104735364 gene encoding K(+) efflux antiporter 6-like isoform X2 produces MWTHVDILLASVILVIIIKTTIVTTVVKGFGYNNKTSLLVGISLAQIGEFAFVLLSRASNLHLIEGKLYLLLLGTTALSLVTIPLVFKMIPTVVHLGILLKWFSPDSTIELLVLVRMEKP; encoded by the exons ATGTGGACTCATGTGGATATACTGTTAGCCTCTGTGATATTAGTAATTATCATAAAGACAACAATAGTTACAACCGTTGTCAAGGGATTTGGATACAACAACAAGACGTCTCTCCTG GTTGGAATATCTCTGGCTCAGATAGGAGAGTTTGCCTTTGTACTACTTAGCCGTGCCTCCAATCTTCACCTTATCGAA GGGAAACTCTATTTGCTTCTCCTCGGGACAACCGCTCTAAGCCTG GTTACGATACCGCTGGTTTTCAAAATGATTCCAACAGTTGTGCATCTAGGGATATTGTTAAAGTGGTTTTCTCCAGACAGTACTATAGAA ctttTGGTATTGGTCAGAATGGAGAAACCGTAA
- the LOC104735362 gene encoding mRNA-decapping enzyme subunit 2, which yields MSGLHRSSSSSKNIGNCLPSKELLDDLCSRFVLNVPEEDQQSFERILFLVEYAYWYYEDNAVENDPKLKSLSLKEFTSLLFNSCDVLRPYVTHIDDIFKDFTSYKCRVPVTGAIILDETYERCLLVKGWKGSSWSFPRGKKSKDEEDDACAIREVLEETGFDVSKLLKKEEYIEFVFRQQRVRLYIVAGVTEDTLFAPQTKKEISEIAWHRLDHLQPASNEVITHGVSGLKLYMVAPFLSSLKSWILKHPSPVARRPNKPLKALCVWNARTSVGGNGTATVESHNRKPEVKTTTIESYSRKAELKTTTTTVESHNTKPELRTASMESHNTRPEVDHPQDILPESSFRSFKFDMSAIRQAMEPDFSA from the exons atgtcgggGCTCCATCGATCATCAAGTTCATCGAAGAACATCGGTAATTGCCTTCCTTCCAAGGAACTTCTCGATGATCTTTGCAG tCGATTCGTTTTGAACGTCCCTGAAGAAGATCAACAGTCTTTCGAGAGAATTCTGTTTCTGGTGGAGTATGCTTATTGGTACTATGAAGATAATGCTGTAGAGAATGACCCTAAGCTCAAGTCCTTGTCTTTGAAAGAGTTTACTTCCCTCT TATTCAACAGCTGTGATGTGTTGAGACCTTATGTTACTCATATTGATGACATTTTCAAAGACTTCACTTCTTACAAGTGTCGAGTTCCTGTCACTGGAGCTATTATCCTGGATGAGACTTATGAACGG TGCTTGTTGGTGAAGGGCTGGAAAGGATCGAGCTGGAGCTTTCCCCGCGGGAAGAAGAGcaaggatgaagaagacgatgctTGTGCCATTCGTGAG GTCTTAGAGGAAACTGGATTTGATGTCTCAAAGCTActcaagaaagaagaatatatagaGTTTGTATTCAGGCAGCAAAGAGTACGACTATACATAGTTGCTGGGGTGACAGAGGATACACTTTttgcaccacaaacaaagaAGGAAATCAGT GAAATTGCATGGCACCGGCTTGATCATCTACAGCCAGCAAGTAATGAGGTGATAACTCATGGAGTTTCTGGTCTCAAACTGTACATGGTGGCACCCTTTCTTTC GTCGTTGAAGTCGTGGATACTAAAACATCCGTCACCTGTAGCACGAAGACCTAACAAGCCCCTTAAAG CACTCTGCGTGTGGAATGCAAGGACTAGTGTTGGAGGGAACGGGACAGCAACAGTGGAAAGCCACAATAGGAAACCTGAAGTCAAGACAACAACAATAGAAAGCTACAGTAGAAAAGCTGAACTCaagacgacaacaacaacagtgGAAAGCCACAATACAAAGCCTGAACTCAGGACAGCCTCAATGGAAAGCCACAATACAAGGCCTGAAGTCGACCATCCTCAGGACATACTACCTGAAAGCAGTTTCAGAAGTTTCAAGTTCGACATGTCAGCTATCAGACAGGCGATGGAACCTGATTTTTCAGCTTGA
- the LOC104735364 gene encoding K(+) efflux antiporter 6-like isoform X1, protein MWTHVDILLASVILVIIIKTTIVTTVVKGFGYNNKTSLLVGISLAQIGEFAFVLLSRASNLHLIEGKLYLLLLGTTALSLVTIPLVFKMIPTVVHLGILLKWFSPDSTIENGETVRSESSKQRMILMSRQSHIS, encoded by the exons ATGTGGACTCATGTGGATATACTGTTAGCCTCTGTGATATTAGTAATTATCATAAAGACAACAATAGTTACAACCGTTGTCAAGGGATTTGGATACAACAACAAGACGTCTCTCCTG GTTGGAATATCTCTGGCTCAGATAGGAGAGTTTGCCTTTGTACTACTTAGCCGTGCCTCCAATCTTCACCTTATCGAA GGGAAACTCTATTTGCTTCTCCTCGGGACAACCGCTCTAAGCCTG GTTACGATACCGCTGGTTTTCAAAATGATTCCAACAGTTGTGCATCTAGGGATATTGTTAAAGTGGTTTTCTCCAGACAGTACTATAGAA AATGGAGAAACCGTAAGATCAGAAAGCAGTAAACAACGGATGATTCTAATGTCACGCCAATCCCACATCTCCTGA
- the LOC104735365 gene encoding uncharacterized protein LOC104735365 isoform X2, giving the protein MLMLTTMLMLFASTTAKQWKPMVPKSTFVGPAFTRKPPKYERFIRPSGLRFTKPHVTHPELKCTFCLEIIGVKKNPNGPMYPSLGVMTRGRIKGSNQWEYGHEYFVRGQPELLVKMMVKTGMRRQSQSQSGSRSCGPLATLTNLIKSRLGLEHSLSSAKKPDDGFFQHDVINLSLVMIFFTYQVEACAIGRTGLLAMGKSKLETPKV; this is encoded by the exons ATGTTAATGCTTACAACTATGTTAATGCTTTTTGCATCAACTACAGCAAAACAATGGAAGCCGATGGTTCCAAAATCTACATTTGTTGGACCTGCTTTCACAAGGAAGCCTCCAAAGTACGAGCGTTTCATCCGTCCATCTGGGCTGCGTTTCACCAAGCCCCACGTCACTCACCCTGAACTAAAATGCACTTTCTGTCTTGAGATCATTGGAGTTAAGAAGAATCCCAACGGTCCCATGTATCCATCACTTGGTGTCATGACCAGGGGAAGAATTAAGGGGTCAAACCAATGGGAATATGGACATGAGTATTTTGTGAGAGGTCAACCTGAGCTTTTGGTGAAGATGATGGTCAAAACTGGGATGAGAAGGCAAAGCCAAAGCCAAAGCGGAAGCAGAAGCTGTGGACCGCTTGCAACACTTACGAATCTGATCAAAAGTCGTCTTGGTTTAGAACATTCACTTTCATCTGCGAAAAAACCAGATGATGGATTCTTCCAACATGATGTTATCAATCTGTCTTTAG TAATGATCTTTTTCACCTATCAAGTTGAAGCATGTGCAATTGGTAGAACTGGATTACTGGCTATGGGGAAGAGCAAATTGGAAACGCCCAAAG TGTAG